Proteins co-encoded in one Podarcis muralis chromosome 12, rPodMur119.hap1.1, whole genome shotgun sequence genomic window:
- the PTF1A gene encoding pancreas transcription factor 1 subunit alpha: protein MEAVLLEHFPAGLDSFTSAPYFDDEDFFTDQSSRDPLEGDELLEADVDFLTPQFQACYRAGGDGDGGACLGAGPGGQPEGAFCCQGAAGSFSSSFSPPSSPSSSSFGAECCGSAASPRAGLKALSAAAAARRRRRVRSEAELQQLRQAANVRERRRMQSINDAFEGLRSHIPTLPYEKRLSKVDTLRLAIGYINFLSELVQSDLPLRGAGTQSPCQPKKVIICHRGTRSPSPSDPDYGLPPLAGHSLSWTDEKQLKEQNIIRTAKVWTPEDPRKLNSKPSLNNIENEPPFDFVA from the exons ATGGAGGCGGTCTTGCTGGAGCACTTCCCCGCGGGGTTGGACTCTTTTACCTCAGCGCCTTACTTCGACGACGAGGACTTCTTCACCGACCAGTCGTCCCGCGACCCCCTGGAAGGCGACGAGCTGCTGGAGGCCGACGTGGACTTCCTGACGCCTCAGTTCCAGGCCTGCTACCGCGccggcggcgatggcgacggagGGGCCTGCCTTGGCGCCGGGCCCGGGGGTCAGCCGGAGGGCGCCTTCTGCTGCCAGGGGGCGGCGGGCAGCTTCTCGTCGTCCTTCTCGCCGCCGTCGTCGCCGTCGTCGAGCAGCTTCGGGGCCGAGTGCTGCGGCAGCGCGGCGTCGCCCCGGGCGGGCCTGAAGGCGCTGAGCGCGGCGGCCGCGGCCAGGCGCCGGCGCCGGGTGCGCTCCGAGGCCGAGCTGCAGCAGCTGCGTCAGGCGGCCAACGTGCGCGAGCGGCGGCGGATGCAGTCCATCAACGACGCCTTCGAGGGGCTGCGCTCGCACATCCCCACGCTGCCCTACGAGAAGCGCCTCTCCAAGGTGGACACGCTGCGCCTCGCCATCGGCTACATCAACTTCCTCAGCGAGCTGGTCCAGTCCGACCTGCCCTTGCGCGGCGCCGGCACCCAAAGCCCCTGCCAGCCCAAGAAGGTCATCATCTGCCACCGCGGGACAA GATCACCTTCTCCAAGCGACCCAGATTATGGACTTCCTCCTTTGGCTGGGCATTCTCTCTCCTGGACTGACGAGAAACAGCTGAAGGAACAAAACATTATTAGGACTGCTAAAGTGTGGACCCCTGAAGACCCTAGGAAATTAAACAGCAAGCCTTCCCTAAACAACATAGAAAACGAACCCCCCTTTGACTTTGTAGCATGA